The Arachis hypogaea cultivar Tifrunner chromosome 14, arahy.Tifrunner.gnm2.J5K5, whole genome shotgun sequence DNA window aattggggttttgagaatgaggagcaagtaatttaagtggcaattaaagtaaatgaagaacaagtaatttaaatagcaagtgaaataaataaatgactgtaaataaacttttggcaaggtatgagaaattagaggtcctatcctggctatccttataaatgatgataataattgaatcttaattccactttgttagcctttactaagataaaggaatgtcaagggattaattggattgatcttcggatcctgttttattttctaagaaaatattGGGATTCttgaagctcaattcaattaacaaagataacaattatcaagcatgcttgagtttgataactcctgagttactgatttcttaaccaaaaccaaaaggagaaaagtaaatctactggaataataatgtcttcagattgggaataattgtaactaataagtaaaagaaagcaatattaactgaaatacctcaaataacattaatccaaaataataatctgtaacatggaagaattcataaattaaattgcaaaagtaaataatcaactaaagtaatgagtaaaagtaaaagagaagcttaaagtaaaggaacattaaacctgggatcgagagtcactcccaaactaagagaaatcctaaatcctaatcctaaaagagagagagaatctctctctaaactaaatctaaatcatgaaaactaaaactaaaatcatctctcctatgaatggatgcattccctcactttataacctctggtctatgccttctggacttggatttgggccaaaaagggcttcagaaatcactgggagtgttttctgcaatttcttgtgtgtggcctctgtcacgcgtccgcgtgggtcacgcggtcgcttcattcggagcttttcttgtcacgtggtcgcgtcagtcatgcggccgcgtcatatgtgttttgattaaggcgcgcggtcgcgtcagtcatgcggccgcgtcgccgtTGATTCGCACTGGCATgtgtccgcgtcgcccatgcgatcgcgtggatgccagtttcgtTAGAAACTcggttttgtgctttccttccatttttgtatgttttctttccatcctttaagtcattcctgcctttgaagatctgaaactactcaacacactagtcacggcatcgaatggaattaaaggtaattaaaataattagttttaaagcataggaaacatgtttttcacatacatcacataatgaggaagagaaagtaaaactatgcaattaatatgaataagtgggtgaaggattgaataaatcactcaaactaagcacaaaatatatcataaaatatgagttTATCAGGACCCCcttggaaacagagagttgcgctaaaacgacgCTGGAACTGTGAGTTTAGCACAAAATTTTCAGCGAAGCGTGCGCGTGCTTCACGCGCCCGCGTCCCTTACCTTTTACCAATTCACGCGATCGTGtcaatgacgcgttcgcgtcaacaCCCTTTTCGCCCAaaatcacgcgatcgcgtactccacgcgttcgcgtggattcgaAAACACTAACCCCCATTCACGAAACCCTACCCATTCACGCGAAAACCACCCCCACCCCCCCCATCTGCAACCTCTCTTCCTCCCATCTCTCAACCACCACCCCTCCTCGCCGCCCAGACCCGACCGCCGCGCCGCCCCGACCGCCGACGCCCCCCCCCCTCCTTCCTCTTCCCTTTCTTCTCCTATTCTCCCTTCCCCCCTTCCCTCCTCCCTCCACCCCCAATAATAAGCTTAGTAAAGAAATCAATAATAAGGTGAATTTCAAAGTAAAGTTagtacatgagtatgtaaaaaaaaaaaagtggaaaaatttgggtaactaggtaaagcatttcaaattatataaagtatatgttaggtgagaccttaaactaattaaggattcaactcatagctcacttagccttatatataaccctacctttaccttgaccacattacaacctttaaaagacctcatgatctttgtatgtctgtattcaatatttgttgattggttagatgaagaacaaagttttagaaagcaagaatagaaaagaatagagtgattaaccccaaacactgagtgaatagagagtaaacacaaatccagtgagggttcaatagctcatcaccatatatctctgcttaattgtttaattgtcttgcaagcttATGAAATAAtttaacccaactcaattgtgacAGTACTTTAACAAATATTTAGGTTTGGCTATACATATAtaattccttgaaaatatgaattagattaaccacatgtaagctctatatatatatatatatatatatatatatatatatatatatatatatatatatatatatatatatatataggtgggtgATAATTAAAATTACATGATTCatgtaggtagtttgcatttagaataaattacattgcatgagattccaccattctaacttCACTCTTTCTCTTggatatagcatgaggacatgctattgtttaagtgtggggagttgataaacccatattttatgatataatttgtgctcaaattgagtgtttctatcaatccttcacccacttatttatgtaaattgcatggttttactttcccttccttattttatgatataagtgaaaaacatgtttcctatgctttaaaattattaactttaatcaccctttattaccattcgatgccgtgattcgtgtgttaagtattttcagctctcatagggcaagaatgactcaaaggacaaaaaggaaacatacaaaaatggaaggaaagcacaaaaatggagttttgaagaaaaggcagcgacgcaaacgcatggacgatgcgaacgcgtgcctagcgcaaaaatgcagcgatgcgaacgcgtggatgacgcggacgcgcgccttgagcagaacgcaatcgacgcgtacgcgtgaccgacgcgtacgcgtgacaaggaaaactcccagatgacgcgaacgcgtgacagacgccgcgtacaagaatctgcagaagacgcccccagcgatttctagaccctttttcggcccaaatccaagccagaaacacagaatataagtcagagaatggaggaatcaaaagaTATACGGAGATACAActgaataattcataattttaggttttagatgtagtttttagagatagaggttctctcctctctcttaggatttaggattaggatttctcttatttttaggattgcttctacaatcacaggttcaatgttcctttaaattactttctagttttatttattctattacttttatttgttaattacttatgttcccaaattggcttatgaactttttcatgttaagatttgaatgttctatttaatataatttgaggtatttcagactaataattgtcttattctatttatgatgatttcaattcaatttagatttattttacccttttggcttgggttaagtaatttataatacttgagttatcaaactcagctgttgattggaattgaaattctttgctggttaatttgtactccgataactctagtctctccacaggagttgactaggacctgaggattaaattaatttgtttacTTGACTTTactttgtttagcaagggttaattaaaagtggaagctgaatccaattctcatcacacctgataaggataattaggataggacttcaatttcttataccttgccaagagattttattattattaatttatttttcttgtcatttaaattacttgttccttatttccaaaaacccaaaaataaacgattttccataaccaataataaatcatactgccgtgcaactccttgagaagacgacccgagatttaaatacttcggttataaattttattgggttttgttacttgtgacaaccaaacttttgtaagaaaggaattcttatcGGTCtaaaagctatacttacaacgagaatttatttgtaaaaattctagatcgcgcgagagttttaCTCTTcaaccagcaacttttgtgattggtagccatcaagtagtcatcaatgatgatttaatactgtgagattggtgtgagatttcatctaatgactcatttctctgctagttacatgctggccaaaattaaataaaattgctgGCCTAGACTTTTCCGAAAAATAATACTACTTTTATCACATGAAGATGGACATGCACAGACTTTTAAAATTTGCATAACTGTGTAAGTGATTatatttgatattaaaaataattaggagTACCTAAACTCagtttcattaaaaaatattacatgcTCTAGATCATCATCATATGATTCATTCACTACCCTTAAATTAAAATGAAACAGATACGCAACTTTAAGTAAatgtaagagagagagggaaagggaGAAACCATGAGCTTAACTAAACGTACATTTTCTGAAAATTTCAGAGCTCTCAAAACGGGGTAACACTTCCACTTCTTGTTTCTGTAGGGCTGTACAATGCAGACCTGTTCCTTGGTCTGTTCTCCTCCAACTGCCTCACAACTTCTTCCATGCTCGGCCTAACTGCCGCCACCGGTGCGCAGCATCCCATCGCCAGCTTCAGTGCCTGCACCATGCCATCTTCCATTGGACTTCTTATTCCTTTCAAGAGCTCCACATCGAACACTTCCATTGTTGTCTCTTCCAAAACCGCCACTTTCACCATCGCAGGCAAGTCAACAAACTCTCCGTTTCTTCCGTTTTTCCCTGGCTTCTTCCCAATCAAAATCTCCAGCAGCAGTATACCAAATGCATAAACATCAGTCCTGGAATTGCATTTCTTCATTTTTTGAAGTTCCGGAGCCTTGTAGCCGTCTGCCCGAGCAAGTGCTACCATTTCGTCGGCTATGGAAGGAACCATCAGCTTATCAAGGCCAAAGTCAGTGACCCTCGCAACAAAGAAGTCGTCCACTAGCACATTTTTGGATCTTACATTCGCATGAGTGATCGGTACATCAAGTCCTGTATGAAGATAGGCCAGCCCTCTCGCTATTCCCAATGCGATCTTGTGTCGCCTAGCCCAGTTAAGCACTGGTTTTCCTGCTTTAGTTTCTGTAGAAAAGCAAAATTACAGCAAAATGGTCAACACTCAATTCCAAGCAACAATATAACTATTGAAATCACCAAAGCCCGTTTaagtttacttctttttttttcatctcaACTTTCACTTAAACTCCCATCTGATGTAGAAGAACTGGAATCATCAAGAATCATCCAGCGATGACAAGAGAGTGATCCTACGGATTGGCATTATGAACTATCTTATTTGAGGTACAGGACACAGAATAAGCATAAactattttatgatattaatCCAGTTTATTAGGATATGACAAACATTACCTTAAGAAAATTGTTATTACAAGAATATTATTAGATCAAGAATGACATACAGAAGTCACAAAGTTATGCACAAGACATAAATACAGGCTCTTGATTCTCTCTATGTTTTAAGCTGAATAGAAAAGCTAGTAAATGATTTAACTGTCGTCCAAGTTAAAAGTCTGACATGTCATTGATTTGAGAAATTAACAggataatttctcttctcttttctaggCTGAGAAATCGTATGTAATTTTATTCTAGCACTGCAACACTCCGAagggttatatatatatttcagtTTGAACCAATCCAATCAAATTAGATACAAACTATGAAAAGATTTTAGTATGATGAGGATTCTAACTGTAAACTTGAGAGTGAAGTGGCAGTGCAATATGAAACATCATTTATGCAAGTGTTTATGTATATAGTCCTTACCATGAAGAAGCTCATGAAGGGTTCTAAGAGGAAAATAGTCATAAATAAGGAGCTTCTCGCCTCTCTTTCCCTGATAGAAGGCTCTCAAAGGAATCAAGTTCTCATGTCGAATCTTGCCCAACTGCTTTATAACCGGCAAGCATGAGTTCCTATCCTTGCAGCTACCTTCCCTCAACAACCTCAAAGCAATGGTGCTCCCATCAGCAAGCTTCGCCTTATAAGCAGTCCCATAACATGTCTTCTCCATGACTTGTCCAGTTGCATTCAACACATCATCCAATGTCAAATTCTCGCCGCCGCTGAATATCATAAGCTTCCCTTCCCCCCCATCACCATCACCagccccaccaccaccaccattctcATCATCTTCCTCTTCGTCATTCAACTCATCTTCACTCTCTCCGCTAcccttcctcttcttgttctgcatataaccaatcaacaaagaagCCAAAACAACTGCACTAGTCATAAGACTAATAACTATGCCAGCAACTGCACCAGAACTCAGTGCAGAGTTCCTGGTGCAACTTCTCAAAGGTGGTCCACACAAGTCAGGACTATTCCCTTCAAACACATCAACCCCAAATTTGTTCTGCCCAAAAACTGGCAAAACCCCGCTGAAGTTATTATGAGAAAGGTTCAATTTTTCAAGCTTTAGCCCAACTAAGCTCTGAGGAATTGAACCAACAAACATATTGTTCCCTAAATCAAGCTGCTTCAACCCACCAAACTTAGTAACAAACTCAGGAAACTCCCCAGAGAATCTGTTATCACCCAAATCAAGAAACTGAAGACtcttacaagaagaagagttaggCAATGCAGGTTCTGGAACATTCCCAGAGAAGGAGTTTCCATGAACCCTAAGAGAAACAAGTCTATCACAAAGATTCCAAATTGAAGCAGGAATCTGCCCAGTCAAAAGATTATCACCAAAATCAATGTCAGATAATGAGGTACTGTAACCAATTTCAAGAGGAACCGTTCCTTTCAAGGAGTTAATGTTAAGGTAGAGGCTTTGAAGCAATGGAAACTCACCAAGCTCTCTGGGGAGAGAACCAGAGAGATTTGCAGAAGGAAGCTGAAGGGATTGTAAGTGAAGAGAAGGGTCTTTGTGGAGTGAGAGATTGGTCCATTGTGGTGATGAGAGATCAGTGCATGACAAAGGTGTGCCGCTGGAGAAGATCCATTTGAGACCTCTCCATTGACATAGTGGAACTGAAGAGTTCCATGAAGATAAGACAAGGTTTTCTTCTCCATTGGTGTTTCCCTGGAGTGAAGACTTGATTTTGAACAATAGGAGTTCAACATCAGTGGAAGAAACCACAGGTTGGGGAAGAGGCTCACTGGAAATGGAAACAACAAAAGTGACGAaaaccaagaagaagaaggaaagagagaAAGCGTTCAGAACCGCCATGAGATAGGGAAAGGTGGAAGTGTGGGGATGGTGGCTGTGGGGagtaacaaagaaaaaaaaaagaaaagattgaaagaaagaaaaactctCTCTTTTCTGGGAAAGCTGACACACTGTGTTTGACTATGATGAGTGGTTGTAATAATGTGTACTTGTGTAGTAACGAGCAAGctccctcttctttttttttttttttttcctttcttttctctcaCATTCTTCAGGAGAATTCAACGGCTATGATTATTCCAATTTCGTTTTCATTTCCCACACTAGCTCATGCAATCTATTTGcaacaaaatcaaaatcatgCATTATGCGGCTCAAGTTTTAAAAAAtgtgtaatttgtttttattattttcgtgCATGTTAATTacattgttattaaaaaaaaaattgctttTTATAAGATGTCAACAATATTTTGTGTTTGTacgacaaaaaatataaaattaattacaaaaacaATGATAGTATTGTATTCAAAATACATTGAAATAAATAGAAGTAGAGTTGTTCTTCATTTTGAGAGGAATTTATTCTATATATTGAGAGAGTGAAAAAATTTACAAATGAATATAATAAATGTATAAAATAGAGCCTTATAAAAAATTTGTTGACATTTTGTAAAAATTTCACTTATTATAAAATGTCAATAATATTTTGTGGtggtacaaataaaaaaatatataattaattataaaaagaaaaatagtgttGTGTTGAAAACTATGGTTCTGAAAATCAAACTGGACCGACCGGTTCAACCGGATTAACCGAGAACCGGTCACTTAGTCAGTCCGGGTAAGGTCAGAAATTGTTTGACAAAAAATCGGTAAGAAAATCGATCAAACTAacggttaaccggtgaaccgggaGAACTGTccgattttttagggattttttgttTGAAACATAAAGTgctaaacggcgtcgttttgaaggttaaaaaagaaaagaaagaaagaaaggctAAACGCAACGAAGCCCTAATCTCAGTCTCACTCTCACACTCTCACCCAGAACTCCAGAAGGCAGAAGAGAAATTACCCACGGGCCACGATCGAGCAGCCCCTCTTCGCAGTCGCATAGCCACCACCATCGCCACCGCATCCCACTGCCATCGCCACCGCATCCCACAGCCACAGCAGCGACGGCGTTGACCACCGCAACCACCACGGCGTCCTGTTTCCTCGCCGAGCGTGCCTCCTGTTTCGTCGTCGCCGAGCTCCCCTCCTCGTTGGTCGTCGCCGAGCTCGCCTCCTCCTACAAGTAGTGCCGCCGGTAATATTCCTTCGTCGCCTCCTTCTTCTGCACCCCTCTCAGCTCTCGTCACTGCCACAGAGAGAAGCTGAATCTCTCTGCCCTGCATCGTTCTACCGCTCGCGCCGCTCGAGCTCAGCCGGCCACCACCAACTCTGGGCGACACTACTTCTGCTCTTCTTCCCCTTTTCATTTTTCAGTCTGTCTCTGCTACATTCCAGGTCCCCTGCCTCATCCCTGCTTCCtgctctgtttctttactttcttttattaattctgttgttaattttagttagattgctgattaattatatttgttaggatagatagatatatatgctgttaggtagctaggttgtggttagaggattataggcctgataattgctccgtTCTTGATTATCCAACATGGCTTAACACTGCTTGTTTGCTGAATGATGTTGGTGTGATCATTGTTGTGCTGTTTCTGTTTCATGTGACCTGATTCTACCTGCTGCCCTGCTAAACTGTACTTGTGAAATTAAGTTGATGCTGCCTCTGTACATGCAATCCATGCTTTTCTCATGTTAATTGCAATTTTTGGATTCATGTGCTTATATTTTACTACTActtgctgcccaaatttctagaAATTGCTCTGTTTTTAAACTTGCTACTTAAGAGTTGAACGTGGCACTTTTCAAATTCTTAGTATCACTATATTTCTCTTCCTTAATGATCTATGAAgttgtttagttataaactttgatgtttgaagttgtttgtgaacctctaatattaagttatgaataatttattatgtgaaattttaaattttattaagttagaaattattgaatttatatatttaaaattatttttaggtttttaataattttatttaatatttaattaaaccgattgAACCCCGTTGAATCCGGTCGAAGcagtgaaccattgaaccagtgaccTCACCGGTTTATTGACTGGTCCAGTTCTCGCAACCTTGTTGAAAACACAATGAAATAAATAGAAGTAGAGTTGCTCTTTATTTTGTGAGATATTTATTCTATATATTGAGTATTTTAGGGCATAAATCTCTCAATTTATTCTATCTCTCCGAACGCGTTTTGTCTCTCTCTCCTCGCGTCTGGTTCTTGTGGTGGCTCAACGGTAGCTCGATGGCGTCAGAACGACGACGCCAATGGGTGACTTGATGGTGGTAGAAAGGTCTAGCTCCAACCGGCACGTTGTTTCCCTCCTCCGCATGCGACAGCTTCGGTCTTCCTCTCGCGTGCGACACGATAGTGCTGAAAGCTGACAGCGACGACGACGGTCAAGACTACAGCGACAAGCCCAGCAATGACAAGGCACAGAAGCAACGACATAGGTAGGACGCGACGCTTCTCTCTCTTCTCAGCCCTTGTTCGACGACGCGCTCCCTCTTCTTTAGGTACGACACAACGGCGCGGCG harbors:
- the LOC112742132 gene encoding putative kinase-like protein TMKL1 — translated: MAVLNAFSLSFFFLVFVTFVVSISSEPLPQPVVSSTDVELLLFKIKSSLQGNTNGEENLVLSSWNSSVPLCQWRGLKWIFSSGTPLSCTDLSSPQWTNLSLHKDPSLHLQSLQLPSANLSGSLPRELGEFPLLQSLYLNINSLKGTVPLEIGYSTSLSDIDFGDNLLTGQIPASIWNLCDRLVSLRVHGNSFSGNVPEPALPNSSSCKSLQFLDLGDNRFSGEFPEFVTKFGGLKQLDLGNNMFVGSIPQSLVGLKLEKLNLSHNNFSGVLPVFGQNKFGVDVFEGNSPDLCGPPLRSCTRNSALSSGAVAGIVISLMTSAVVLASLLIGYMQNKKRKGSGESEDELNDEEEDDENGGGGGAGDGDGGEGKLMIFSGGENLTLDDVLNATGQVMEKTCYGTAYKAKLADGSTIALRLLREGSCKDRNSCLPVIKQLGKIRHENLIPLRAFYQGKRGEKLLIYDYFPLRTLHELLHETKAGKPVLNWARRHKIALGIARGLAYLHTGLDVPITHANVRSKNVLVDDFFVARVTDFGLDKLMVPSIADEMVALARADGYKAPELQKMKKCNSRTDVYAFGILLLEILIGKKPGKNGRNGEFVDLPAMVKVAVLEETTMEVFDVELLKGIRSPMEDGMVQALKLAMGCCAPVAAVRPSMEEVVRQLEENRPRNRSALYSPTETRSGSVTPF